The genomic interval GGGCCTGCACACTGGTGCCTGAGGTCACGTTCACCACGTCGCGGGAGGTGATGTGCTGCTCAGCTCGCCCGAGGATCCGAGCCGCAGCGTCGTAGTCATCGACGCATACAACGACCAGGGACGCACCGTCGAGAGCTGCATGTAGTGAATCCGCTCGCCGAATCGAGCGCGGATGAGGGGCGTCGCTGTGCTCGTCCCAGAACGTGACCGCGTTGTCCGTCGCCAGAGCTTCGGCCATCGCCTCTGCTCGGACGCCGCGTCCGAGCACGGTCACGGATATCCCCACAGGTGTAAGCATCATGTCTTCTCTCCGCGTTGCTGCCCACCGAGACGTGGGCGAAAGGCTTGGTTCGGCTACGCTAATCCTTCACATGGATGTGAGAGTCAAGCCGGAGAACCACGATGCGCATCGGTGAACTGTCGGAACGGACAGCAGTCAGCCAACGACTGCTGCGTTACTACGAGGAACAGGGCCTGCTAGCGCCCCTTCGCGAGCCGAGCGGCTATCGAAGCTACCGCGACAGCGACATCAACCGGGTCCACCGCATCCGCACGCTGCTGGCCGCAGGCCTCAACACTGCCACCATCGCTCATGTCCTGCCCTGCACCATCGACACCGATGGCGGGCTCGCTGCGGCCTGCCCGGACCTGCTCGCCGATCTGCACCGCGAACGCGACAGGATTTCCGCCGCCATCGACGAGCTCAACAGCGCACAGCACGCCCTGGATTCCATCATCGCCGCCACGAACCGATGAATCATTACCGCTACCGCAGCGCCCCGTCATCGTCCGCGCCTGGGTACTGAAGTAGTCGAACGCCGAACCGTCAGGCTCAGGCGGGCAGTTCGAGGCCCTTGGCGAGCACCGGCCAGGACTTGATCAGGGCGTCGTGCCAGTAACCCCAGGAGTGGGTGCCGGTGGGCGGGAAGTCGTAGGTGGCGGGGATGCCGAGGGAGTCCAGTTTGGCCTGCATGTTGTGGCTGCAGTAGTTGACCGCGGCCTCGATGACGCCGCCGACGATGAGCTGGTTGGCCCAGCCGCCGACGCCGGGCAGGGTGTAGGGGCCGTCGAGGCCGTCCCACCGGCCGGGCAGCCCGGAACCGCTGGAGATGAACAGGTTCAGCCCGCGCAGCTGGTCGGCGTGCACGTACGGGTCGTTCTCGGCCCACATCGGGTCGTTCTGCGGACCGTACATGTTCTCGGTGTTGCCGCCGCCCCACACGTTCACCGCGAGGTTCACGAAGGTGTAGCCGGTGGGGTCGGAGATCTGCGCGCATCCGCTGTAGGCGGCCACCGACTTGTACAGGCCGGGCTTGGCGATGGGCAGCTGCAGCACCGAGGTGCCCGAGGTGGACAGTCCGGCGATCGCGTTGAGCCCGTTGGTGCCCAGTGCCCCGTCGATCAGCGGCGGCAGTTCCTCGGTGAAGAACGTCCTCCATTTGTTGACCCCGAGGACGGGATCGGGTGCGCGCCAGTCGGTGTAGTAGCTCCAGGCGCCGCCGATCGGCCGGACCACGTTCACGTCCTTGTCGGCGAGGAAGCGCAGCGCGTCGGGCGCGCGCTGGTCCCAGGTGGCGGCGTCCTGGCCGCCGCCGGCACCGTTGAGCAGGTACAGCACCGGCCGCGGCACCGAGGCGTCGGCGGGTCGCTGCACGTCGACGGCGAAGGTGTCGTCCATGGCCGCGGAGTACACGTACAGGCGGATGTTGCGGTCGTCCTGCACGGTCGCCTTGGTGATGTAGGACCCGTCGGCCGAGCGCGGGTCCGCGAGCAGGCTGCGGGACCCGATCACCGGGTCGCCGGTGTCCGCGGTCGCGGGCCCGGCGCCCACCGCCACGGTCGATGCCGCGAGAACCATTGCGGCAACAGCTGTTCCGATCCGATTGCCAACCGCCACGTGCGCCTCCGTAGCCGACTAGACCGCATCCTGAAACTTCCGTACCGTCCGGACTGTATCCCACCGTCGTGCCTGCGGCGTCGTACGCGGGCGGTGCGTCGCGCCGCGAGTGGCGCCGGTCAGGGCAGGGTGACCTCGGCGGGGGTCTTGTCGGGGCGCAGGCCGCGCCAGGAGGGGTGGCGCAGGCGGCCGTCGCTGGTGCGTTCGGTGAAGGTGACCTCGCCGACCAGTTCGGGTTCGACCCAGACCGCGTCGGGGACCTCGGCGCGCACGGTGGGGGTGGTGCGGCGCAGCGGGCGCAGGCGTTGCTTCAGGTCGGCGAGCATTGCGCGGGTGAAGCCGGTGCCGACGTTGCCGATGTAGGTGAGGGCGCCGGTGTCGTCGTGGGCGGCCATGAGCAGTGAGCCGATGTGGCCCTCGCGGCGGCCGGTGCCCGGTCGCCAGCCGACGATCACGACCTCTTGGTCGCGGGAGTTCTTGACCTTGGTCCACAGCGCGCTGCGGCGGCCGGGCAGGTAGGGGCTGTCGAGGCGTTTGCAGACGATGCCCTCGAGCCCGAGTCTGCCGGATTCGGCGAGGATGTGGGCGGGGTCGCCGTGCAGGCGCGGGGGCACCTGCCAGTGCGGGCCGCGCAGGTCGAGTTGTTCGAGCAGTTCGCGCCGTTGCCGATACGGCAGGTCGACCAGGGAGCGGTCGCCGATGTGCAGCAGGTCGAAGATCATGTAGGTGGCCGGGACCGACTGTGCCAGGGCGCGGATCATGCCGGCGTTGCGCTGGTGCATGCGCGGTTGCAGCGCCTCGAAGGAGGTGCGGCCGCCGGTGTCGAACGCGACGATCTCGCCGTCGACGACGAAGGGCGGGTCGCCGGGCGCGATGGCGGCCAGTTCGGGCCAGGCGGGGGTGATGTCCTTGTCGTTGCGCGACTGCAACCGCAGTTCCCGCTCGACGTAGCCGATGGCGCGGATGCCGTCGAATTTGACCTCGTAGTTCCACCGCGGGCCGTCGGTGGGGAGCGTGCCCGCTGTCGCCAGCATCGCCGCGTAGTGCGGCAGTCTGCTCACGCCCGCCTCGCCGCCATCGCCGGTCCTTCCCGAACCCGAACGTCGCTGGTAGACAACTCATCGGGACGATACCGACCGGTTGATCCGGCGCGGGCGAGCGCCGGTCGCGGCGCGTGTCCGGCGGGCGGGCGGGACTCAGACGCGGCGCATGACGGAGACGACCTTGCCGAGGATGACGGCGTGGTCGCCGTCGATCACGTCGTAGGCGGGGTTGCGGGGTTCGAGGTAGGTGTGGCCGTCGCGGCGGCGGTAGACCTTCACGGTGGCCTCCTCGTCGATCATGGCGGCGACGATGTCGCCGGTGTGGGCCTCGGGCTGGCGGCGGACCACCACGATGTCGCCGTCGCAGATCGCGGCGTCGATCATGGAGTCGCCGCGCACGCGCAGCGCGAAGACCGTGCCGCGGCCGACGAGTTGGCGTGACAGCGTGAGCACGTCGTCGGTGTGCTCCTCGGCCAGGATCGGCGTGCCCGCGGCGATGTCGCCGACGACCGGGACCGGCACCGAGTCCTCGTCGCGGTCGCGTGGGGCGGCCGAGCGCAGGAACAGCCGGACGTCGATCGGGCGCGACATGCTGTCGCCGCGGCGCAGGAATCCCCTGTCCTCCAACGCTTTCAGGTGTTTGGACACCGACGAGGCGGACCGCAGCCCGACCGCCGCGCCGATCTCCCGGGTGCTGGGCGGATATCCGTTGCGCACCACCGAGTCGTGGATGGCGGCGAGGATCCGCTGCTGCCGGGGCGGCAGGGTCGAGGTGTCGAGGTGCTCGAACGCATCGTCGTATCCGGTCACCGGGCGATCGTAGAGGCCGGGGCGGGCTCAGTTCACGCAGGGGATGTCGGAGCCGATGCTGGTGGTGACCGGCTTACCCGAGTCGGGGGCGGGATCGCCGGTGGCCGTCGCGCCCAGGGCGGAGGTGGCCGAGGACCCTGCGGTCGTGCTGCCGTAGCCGCTGGAAGTGCCTGTGCCGGTGCTCGTTTCGCCGGAGGTCAGTTCCTCGGGCATGCTGAAGTCGGCGCCGACGACGATCTTCACGTGGCCGGACTGGACGCTCTTGGACGGCGCGGTCGGCAGGCCGCCGAGCATGTCGGCGGCCTGGGTGGCGTCGGCGTCGGCACCGGCGCCGTAGTAGACCACCGAGCTGGAGCCGTCGGTGTAGGCGGCGGCGTTGCCGACCTGGCCCTGGGGAAAGCCCTTGTCCGACAGCGCTGTGGAGACCTTGCGCGCCATGCCGTCCGGGCCGCCGGAGTTGACGACGTCGACCGTGCTGGTGGGTGTGGTCCTGGGTTCGGCGGGCGATGGTGCCTGCACGCCGAAGGCGGCGCGGACGGTCTTCTTGATCAGGGCGGGGTCGATGATGTTGACCTCTTGGCCGTCGACGGTCTGGTAGGCCTTCACCGGCAGGGTCTGGAATTCGATCGGGATCGAGCCGGCCTTGCCCAGCGTCTGGGCGAAATCGAGCAGGTTCCAGCCCTCCGACAGCACGATGTCCTCCTGGGCGGCGCTGATGAGCTGCTGCAGTTTGCCGACGTTGGTGAGGGTGCCGGAGTCCTTGAGCTGCTTGGCGACCGAGGTGAGGAACGCCTGCTGGCGGTGGGTGCGGTCGAGGTCGCCGTTCTGCAGTTCGTGGCGCTGGCGCACGAAGGCCAGCGCGTTGGCCGCGTCCAGATGCTGGGGGCCCGCGGGAAACACCGCGCCGGAGTAGTACTCGTCGTTGACGGGCTGGTTCAGGCACACGTCCACGCCGCCGAGGATGTTGGCGATGTGGTAGAAGCCGACCAGCGAGACCTCGGCGAACCGGTTGATCGGCACGCCGGTGAGCTGTTTGACCGTCTGCACGATGGATTCGCGGCCGGCCTCGCGGCCCTTGTGCTCGAGCTCGATCTTGTCCTTGACGCCCTGGTTCTCGAGTTTCTGCTCGGCGTAGGCCTTCTTCAGGCCGTAGGCCTCCTTGATCTTGGCGTGGTCGTAGCCGGGAATGCCGTTGACGGCGACGTAGTCGTCGCGCGGGATGGAGAAGGCGGTGACCTTCTTCAGGTCCTTCGGAATGTGCACCAGGATCAGGGAATTGGCGTTGTAGCCGCCCTCGGTGCCGTCACCGGCGTGCAACTGGTCGAGGATGTCCTTGGGCAGATCGTTGCCGTTCTGGTCCTTACGGGTGTCCAGGCCGATGAGCAGGATGTTCATGTCGCCGTCGAGGGCGGCCGCGTCCTCGGCGCTGATCACGCTGGAGCGGGTGAAGCCGCGGTCCAGGCTGCGCTCGGTGTAGTAGGCGAATCCGGTGCCGGACACGACCACGACGGCGGTCACCGCGGCCACCAGCCGTCCCGCGATCCGCGCGGCCCGTTCCGCCTTGCCGGGGCGGCGCTGCCGCGCGCGGCGGGTGCGCCGGTTCGGCGTGGCGGGAGCGTACTGCTCGGTGGGCTGGTCGGCGAGATCGACGGCCGCGGCCGCGCCGGTGCGGGTGTGCCGCCCGGCGGCGCTGTCCTCTTCCGCGGCAACGGTTTTCCTGCTCCGGCTCGCGCGGCGGGTGGCTCCGGTTTCCGCGCCGCGATCGTCCTTGCGGGCGGCACCGACACGCCGCGTGGCACCCGTGCCCGGGTCGCCGGGGCCTTCGGCCCGCGTACCGCTGACCCGGCGCGTCGCTCCGGTCGATCCCGAGGGGCGGGAGCCGCCGGCGCGTGCCGGTCTGCCTGCTTCGGCCGGGTTGCGTGCTGGATCTGTTGCGGGAGTGCGGCGATTCGACGAGCGGCCCGGCGGCGGCTCGCGGCGGGTGCGCCCGGAGGACTGTCCGGACCGATCGGGGGCGGCCGGTGACTCGGGCCGCGCGGGCCGAGCGTGGCGACCACCGGCGCGCGGGTCGGGCACGACCGGGATCGGTTCGGTTTCGTCGTTCATCTCGCCGTACAGTTTCACACCATCGTGCTGTGGAGAAGCTGAGAAAGCGCTTCGTCGGGTTGTGACATCCTGCACGACAACCGCGCCGAATGCACATCCACTGCGCGGCTACCCCTTCCGGGCCTCGCTCAACCCCACCAGGGCGCACAGGCTGTCGAGGTGGCGTTCGAACACCTCGGCGCGGTCGGTGAAGGTGTCCGCACCGTACATGTCGAACACCTCGAAGCTCACCGCGCCGAACAGCCCGGTCCACAGCGAGATTCCGCGCACCAGCGCCCAATCCGGCAGTGCCAGGCCGAATTCCGCGCGGATCCGCACCAGGTCGCCCGCCAGCTGCTCCGACACCGGCGGCAGCTGCGCGGGCTCGTCGAGAAGCCCTGCGCCGTAAGCGTTCTCGAGTACGGTGAGCAGGGCTCCGATGACGCGCGTGCCCGGCGCGACGGTCTGCTCGGCGGGGGCGTGATAGCCCGGCACGGGCGTGCCGAACAGCAGTCCGTAACCCGCGGGCTCGGCCAGCGCCCAGGCGCGGACCGCGCGCCCGAGCACGCGCAGCCGCTCGGCCGGATCGGCGGGGGCCTGTGCCAGCGCG from Nocardia wallacei carries:
- a CDS encoding MerR family transcriptional regulator, translating into MRIGELSERTAVSQRLLRYYEEQGLLAPLREPSGYRSYRDSDINRVHRIRTLLAAGLNTATIAHVLPCTIDTDGGLAAACPDLLADLHRERDRISAAIDELNSAQHALDSIIAATNR
- a CDS encoding alpha/beta hydrolase codes for the protein MVLAASTVAVGAGPATADTGDPVIGSRSLLADPRSADGSYITKATVQDDRNIRLYVYSAAMDDTFAVDVQRPADASVPRPVLYLLNGAGGGQDAATWDQRAPDALRFLADKDVNVVRPIGGAWSYYTDWRAPDPVLGVNKWRTFFTEELPPLIDGALGTNGLNAIAGLSTSGTSVLQLPIAKPGLYKSVAAYSGCAQISDPTGYTFVNLAVNVWGGGNTENMYGPQNDPMWAENDPYVHADQLRGLNLFISSGSGLPGRWDGLDGPYTLPGVGGWANQLIVGGVIEAAVNYCSHNMQAKLDSLGIPATYDFPPTGTHSWGYWHDALIKSWPVLAKGLELPA
- the ligD gene encoding non-homologous end-joining DNA ligase, encoding MSRLPHYAAMLATAGTLPTDGPRWNYEVKFDGIRAIGYVERELRLQSRNDKDITPAWPELAAIAPGDPPFVVDGEIVAFDTGGRTSFEALQPRMHQRNAGMIRALAQSVPATYMIFDLLHIGDRSLVDLPYRQRRELLEQLDLRGPHWQVPPRLHGDPAHILAESGRLGLEGIVCKRLDSPYLPGRRSALWTKVKNSRDQEVVIVGWRPGTGRREGHIGSLLMAAHDDTGALTYIGNVGTGFTRAMLADLKQRLRPLRRTTPTVRAEVPDAVWVEPELVGEVTFTERTSDGRLRHPSWRGLRPDKTPAEVTLP
- the lexA gene encoding transcriptional repressor LexA, with protein sequence MTGYDDAFEHLDTSTLPPRQQRILAAIHDSVVRNGYPPSTREIGAAVGLRSASSVSKHLKALEDRGFLRRGDSMSRPIDVRLFLRSAAPRDRDEDSVPVPVVGDIAAGTPILAEEHTDDVLTLSRQLVGRGTVFALRVRGDSMIDAAICDGDIVVVRRQPEAHTGDIVAAMIDEEATVKVYRRRDGHTYLEPRNPAYDVIDGDHAVILGKVVSVMRRV
- a CDS encoding TetR/AcrR family transcriptional regulator, producing MAATTPRARARARTMADIVRIGREHLAQHGAAALSLRAVARDLGVVSSAVYRYVSSRDELLTMLVVDGYTELADAVDAALAQAPADPAERLRVLGRAVRAWALAEPAGYGLLFGTPVPGYHAPAEQTVAPGTRVIGALLTVLENAYGAGLLDEPAQLPPVSEQLAGDLVRIRAEFGLALPDWALVRGISLWTGLFGAVSFEVFDMYGADTFTDRAEVFERHLDSLCALVGLSEARKG